TGCTCGACCACGGTTTTCAGCAAGTAAACCTGCATCGCTTGCAGATAAGCGCACACCGCGGCGTTTTCCGCATACTGCTCGGACAACGGCGCCAGCAACGGCTGCAAGGCCAAAGTAATGGTTTCTTCGTTGAGCTGGCGCAGCAGATTGCTCGATTCGCGCTTCCACTGCGGCAGGCTGGCCAGTTCTTCGTTCAGGCGTTCTTCAAGCGTCGAGATGTCTTCATGAAAGCGCTCACGATCCGCTTCCGGCAGTTGCGAGAACTCAGCTTCGTCCAGCGCCTTGCCGTCGAGCATGGGCGTAAAGGCGATGTTGGTGCTGTCGCGATACAGGGCGATGTCTTTTTCCAGAGACAGACGCTCGATCACGTCCAGCGCCTTGTCATAGCGCTGATTGAACGCGCGGTCGATGGCGCTTTTCTTCTGCTGGTAGGACGGGTGCTCGAACACGGCCGGGAACGTCGCCAGCAGGTTATCGATCAAGCCACCGATATCAGTGATGAACTGGTGCGCGGTGCCTGGCGGCAGCTCCAGAGCGCGAGGCTCGCGGGGTTCGTCGAAATTATTGACGTAGACCCAGTCGCAAGGGGTCTGCATGCGCTTGCCCTCGGCCTTGAGGTAGCGTTTTACGAACGAGAACCGACCGGTGCCGGGCTCGCCCATGACAAATACGTTGTAACCGGGGCGCGGCATGGCCACGCCGAATTGCAGGGCTTCGACTGCTCGTTCCTGACCGAGCACTCCGCGAAAGGGTTCCAGATCATTGGTCGTCGAAAAGCTGAACTGTTCAGCGGAAAACGGACGGGTCAGCGCTTCAGGCGCAAGACGCAGGCTGGCAGCAACAGGATCGGGCATCGGGCATCCTTACATCACGGGGCAGATGACCGGCATTCTGGCGCTCGCCGCACATGACTTGCAAGACAGGATAATCCTCAGGGACTTATTGACCCGTCGAGCGGCCGATCGGGCATGTAGGGCGCTTCGCGCAAACAACAATTTGTAATAAACAGCGGAACCCTTGGAACCTGCCTAAACTCCAAGTTCCGCGTACCAGACTAAAACATACCTCTGGCCGCCTTGGCGCTTGTAACGGCCATGAACCCTGACCCTTGGTTGAATATAAAGAGAACAAAGCTATGAAACGGATTCTTCTTGGTACTCTCTTCGCAGCTGTTTCCATCAACGCAATGGCCCAGGCCCCAGGCGGCCCGGATTGTGGCTGGGGCAACATGCTGTTTGAAGGTCAGCGCGGCACGCCCGCTCACTTTCTCGCATCGACCACCAATGGCACCTCTGGTAACGCCACTTTCGGCATGACCTCGGGCACCAACGGTTGCTCCACCAACAGCGCGCTGACCTACGGCGGTAAATCCTGGATTGCCATGAACGGCATGATGGATGAACTCTCCAAAGACATGGCCATGGGTCAAGGCGAAGCTCTGACCACTTACGCGGTGGTATTGGGCGTTGCACCGGAAGACCGTGCGCATTTCGCCGCAGTCACCCACGAGCACTTCAATCAAATCTTCAGCAAAGCCGACGCTACTGCTGACGACGTCCACAACAACACCATCAACGTTCTGAAAAACGATCCAACCCTGGCGAAATACGCTACCCAGGCTTAAGCTCGTTGCGCCTGCCCCTCTGTCCGGAGGGGCAGGAGTTGTTGCGCTCTCGCGCCCGGTCCCCTGACTAGTTGCTCTCTATGCTCAAACGCCTTGTGTATTTGGCGCTGTTTGTCTGCGCCCCGCTGTGCGCCGCTCCCCATGCGAGCGATGCCCGTTTGCAGCAACTGGCCAATGCGCCGTTCTGGATTTCCCTGGGCCACTACGAAACCGCCAAGCTCGGCGGCTGGCGCAGCTATGTCGATGATCCCAAATTCTTTCTCGCCGCCAACGGTGCCCATGACCCGAAGGCTGAGCTGAGCGCCACACTGGACGCGATCTACGCGCCGGCCAGTGCTGGCGAAAAACATGCGCAATGCGTCTATCCAGCCCGCACCCGCTGGTTGCGTGATCAACTGAAGCTGATTGATCTGCCTGCGGTTGAGTGCAAGGAATTCAGGCAATGGTTCAAGGACGTCGCCCCGGACAGCGCGGTGCTGATCTTTCCGGCCGCATACCTGAACAGCCCGTCGTCGATGTTCGGCCACACCTTGCTGCGCATCGATCAGGCTGACGTACAAACCAATCACACCGCCCTGCTCAGCTATGCCATCAACTTCGGCGCCTACATCGAAGGCATGGACAACAGCATTCTGTATGCCTGGAAAGGCTTGATGGGCGGTTATCCGGGTTTGTTCGCCCTGGTGCCCTATCAAGAGAAGCTCTCGGAATACCGCAGCCTGGAAAACCGAGACCTGTGGGAATACCGTTTGAATCTGACCCCGGAAGAAACCGGGCGCATGGTCGAGCACGTCTGGGAGCTGAAACAGATCCGTTTCGGTTATTTCTTCTTCGACGAAAATTGCTCCTATCGCCTGCTGGAACTGCTTCAGGTCGCTCGCCCAGGCTTGCAGCTGACTGAACAATTCCCGCTGACCGCTATCCCGACCGATACCGTAAAAGCAGTGAAAGCCGCCGGTCTGGTGGAGAAAATCGATTATCGCCCGTCACGTGAACGCGAGTTGCTGGAGCGCGCCAAACCGCTGAACAGCGACGAGCAACAATGGGTGCTGCACGTCAGCGCCGATCAGAAACAACTGCAAAACGCCGACTATCTGGCCCAACCCAAAGAGCGTCGGGCGTTGATTCAGGATGCGGCGTATCGCCTGGAACGCTACCGCGCCAACGGCCTGGAACGTGATAGCGAGCGCTCGCAACGCAGTTTCGAGCTGCTGCGCGCGATCAATCAGAACCCGCCACCCGCGCTGGACATCGCCCGCCCTGGCTTGCCGGAAGACGGTCATCAATCGCGCACCTGGCAGATTGGCGCCGGCACACGAGACGACAAGGCCTTTGCCGAGTACGGCTTGCGCATGGCTTATCACGATCTCAATGACAACGCTTACGGCTTTCCGCTGGGCGCGCAGATTGAAATCCTGCAACTCAAACTGCGGCAGTACGAAGGCAATAAGTGGCAGCTGCAACAGCTGGATCTGGCCACCATCCGCTCGCTGACGCCGCGCAACGAACTGCTACAACCTTGGTCATGGCAAGTGGCCGGTGGGCTGGAGCGGGTGTTGGGCAAGCATGGCGACGAAACGCTGGTCAGCCACGTGAACGGCGGCGCGGGCGGCACCTGGCAGTTGGGTGAAGACGTGCTGGGCTTTGCGCTGGGCACGGTGCGGGTCGAGCACAACAACGACTTCGCCGAGTTCGTCTCGCCGGCGGCCGGATTCAATACCGGCGTGTTGTGGCGCAATCCGTTGGGCAACCTGAGCCTGGAAACCAAGGGCGATTACTTCACCAACGGCGAAGTACGCCGCAGCATCAGCCTCAACCAGCAATGGGAACTGTCACGCAACCTCGGCCTGCGCCTGAGCGCCCAGCGCGAATTCAGCCAGCTGGCTTCGCCGCAGAATGAAGTAATGCTTGAAGTGAAGTGGTATCACTATTGATTTCGCGCTGATCAAACAACACAAAATGCGATCAGTTGGAGCGAGGCTTGCCCGCGAATCAGGCGCCTCGGTGTACCAGACCCACCGCGTTATCGTTCTTCGCGGGCAAGCCTCGCTCCCACAGGGACAAATCACTAATTTCCTACACGTCTTTAACGAATAACTCACAGAGCGGCTTTTAGACTTTATCCACAAGTCGAGGAATCCGTGATGAACGTGCGTTGGGCTGTGCTGTGGTTAGTGGTGCTAGTCGCTGGGTGTCAGTCAACTCACGAGCAATTAGTGGCCGAAGGTTATCCTCCGGCATTCGCCGACGGCTTTCAGGATGGCTGCGGCAGTGGCCGGCAGGCGGCGGGATCAATCGGTGGGCAGTACAAGAAGGATGTGCCGCGTTACCTCAAGGACGTGACTTACGCTCAAGGCTGGAGCGACGGTTTTCGGCAGTGCCAGAGCATGCTGGAAAGCCGCGACCGGCTGGACACCGATCACATCTGGAACGACCATGATCGAGCTTGGGAGCAACAAAAAACCCAAGGCGCGGGCAAGGCTTATCGGTCGCACTGAGCTGGCCGGATAGCGATTCAACGAAACTAATCAGCCGCAGGCGCGGCCCAAATCTCATGAACAGGAGAAACCCATGAGCCGCGCCTTCGTCAATGAAGATAACGCCGCTGCGGACGCCAGCCAGCCGGTCGAACGTCTCGTCAGCCAACAACCCAACTACGTCACCGCCCACGGTTTGCTGCAATTGCAGAACCGCGTCGCCGAACTCCAGTCGCAACACAGCGCGCAAGCGTCATTGCGGGACAACACCGACAAACAGCGCCTGGCCGATCTCGAGCGGGATCTGCGCTATTTCAATCAGCGCCTGCTGAGTGCTCAGGTCGTTACGCCCGCGACTTCAACGGAAAAGGTGCAGATCGGCAGTTGGGTGACCTTCGCCGACGAACAAGGCGTCGAGCAGCGCGTGCAACTGGTCGGCGAGGATCAGGCCGACGCCACTGCCGGGTTGATCAACTGGGGCTCGCCATTGGGCCGCGCGTTGCTGGGTGCGCAATTGGGCGATGAAGTGCTGTGGAAACGCCCGGCTGGGGATCAGTTGATTGAAGTGGTGTTGATTGAGGCGGATGTTTGAAGAAGCAAACGCCAATTCCGTAGGACCGGCTTCAGCCGGGAGGGCGATTGTGCTGGCGACGAAGCACCTGCCATGCATCGACCGGCTCCCTGGGTGTCTATTCACATCCGCTCCGCGGCCAACAAAAACGGAGCCCGAAGGCTCCGCTTTTGTGAAACCTGAGCAATCAGGCCAGTTTCTTGTGGCGTACCCGGTGTGGCTGGGCGGCCGCGTCGCCGAGGCGCTTTTTGCGGTCGGCTTCGTACTCGGTGTAGTTACCTTCGAAGAATACCGCTTGCGAGTCGTCTTCGTAGGCCAGGATGTGCGTTGCCACACGGTCCAGGAACCACCGATCGTGAGAGATCACAATGGCGGCGCCAGGGAAGTCCAGCAGCGCTTCTTCCAGCGAACGCAGGGTTTCCACGTCGAGGTCGTTTGACGGTTCATCGAGCAGCAGGACGTTGCCGCCCTCTTTCAAGGTCAATGCCAGGTGCAAGCGGCCGCGCTCACCACCGGAAAGGTCCTTGACGAACTTCTGCTGATCGCCGCCCTTGAAGTTGAAACGACCGACATAAGTACGCGACGGGATTTCATAGTTGCCGATGCGGATCTGATCAGAGCCGTCGGAAATCTGCTGGAATACCGTTTTGCTGCCGTCCAGGTCGTCACGGCTTTGATCCACGCAGGCCAGCTGCACGGTTTCACCGATTTCGATGCTGCCCGAATCCGGCTGCTCCTTGCCCATCAGCATGCGGAACAGGGTCGATTTACCAGCACCGTTACCGCCGATCACACCGACAATCGCGCCTTTAGGCATGGCGAACGACAGGTTGTCGATCAACACGCGGTCGCCGTAACCCTTGCTGACGTTCTTGAACTCGATGACTTTGTCGCCCAGACGCGGACCGGCCGGGATATAGATCTCGTTGGTCTCGCTGCGTTTCTGGAATTCCTGCGACTGCATTTCTTCAAAGCGCTGCAGACGAGCCTTGGATTTGGACTGACGCGCCTTGGCGCCCTGCCGAACCCATTCCAGCTCTTCTTTCATGGCCTTTTCATGGGCCGATTGCTGCTTGGATTCCTGGGCCAGACGGTCGGACTTGGCTTCAAGCCAGCCCGAATAGTTGCCCTCGTAAGGAATGCCCGCACCGCGGTCAAGTTCCAGAATCCAGCCGGCGACGTTATCCAGGAAGTACCGGTCGTGCGTGATCGCAACCACGGTGCCCGGGAAATCGTGCAGGAAATGCTCAAGCCAGGCGACGGAATCGGCGTCCAGGTGGTTGGTCGGTTCGTCGAGCAGCAGCATGTCCGGCGCCGACAGCAGCAGGCGGCACAAGGCCACGCGACGTTTTTCACCACCGGAAAGGACCGCGACTTTCGCGTCCCACGCAGGCAGACGCAAGGCATCGGCCGCCACTTCCAGCTGACGTTCCAGGTTGTGACCGTCGCTGGCTTGCAGGATGGCTTCGAGCTTGGCCTGTTCGGCGGCCAGCTTGTCGAAATCGGCATCCGGCTCGGCATATTCGGCGTAGACCTGGTCCAGACGCGCCTGGGCGTTCTTGATCACGCTCACGGCTTCCTCGACCACTTCGCGGACGGTCTTGGTCGGGTCCAGTTGTGGTTCCTGTGGCAGATAGCCGATGTTCAGCTCGGGCATCGGCCGTGCTTCGCCATCGAACTCGGTGTCGACACCGGCCATGATTTTCAACAGAGTCGATTTACCCGACCCGTTCAGGCCCAGAACGCCGATCTTGGCGCCCGGAAAGAACGAGAGGGAGATATTTTTGAGAATTTCCCGCTTCGGCGGCACAACTTTGCTCAGCCGATGCATGGTAAAGACGTATTGGGCCATGGAATAAAAACCTGGTGTATGTGGCTATTAAATAGGGCTGAATAGAGCGCGAGCTTAGAGCCCCGTCCTGAAAAAAGCTTTTTTTATCGACGACACTTGCCGTTTGACGTTTCCGAGCCTTGAATCAAGCACAGCGACCAGGCGATGAACGATAGGGTTGGGATCGGGATCATTAAAGGCAAGTAGTGGAATTACTCATGCAGAAATCAGGGCCGCGCGTCGCGCAAAGCTACCCGAATGCGCTCGGCAGGGCAAACCATCCAGCCTAACGGGACTGGCACTTTGCCACAACTAAAGGCATGCTAGCCGCCCTTTGGGCGTCCGGCTTATAGTGCATTTCGCATTAGTTGCCCCACCGATTGTGTGAAAACGTATTGCTGGAGTTTTCACGCTGTCTGTTCAGTCCAGTAGTAGTCAGGATCAGAGCTTGTCCACACCAATTCACCCATATTCAACGCGTACGGCTAAAGGCGCGACCGTCACGCCTTTGCGCGGCTCATTGAAAGGTGCGCTGGCGGCTTTGGTGCTGCTGATGCTGGCGCTGTTATTGTGGCAGTTGATCGAGCAATTCCAGCAGACGCAGGAGCGCCAGCGGCAACGCAGTCTCGACTACAGCGTGCAATTGGCAGACCGCATGAGCCTGAACATGGCCCTCAGCGCCCAGGTTGGCCTCAATCTGCTGGCCGACAGCTCGCAACAACCCCAAGACTCGACCGGATCGACCCAGCTTGCGGCGCTGCGTCAATCCTTGCCTTCATTGCGCAGCATTGCCTTGCTCGACGCCACCGGCAGTGTCATCGCCGATAGCGTGGATAACCCTCGGGACGCCGATGTTCTGAAAAAGGCCCTGCAACAGGCAGCGGGCCGACCTTATTACTACGACAACGCGACCGATGGCTCAGTCATCTATCTGTTGGTGCGCAAACCCGGCGACGTCCGCGAATACTGGGCGCTGCGGATGGCCCCGGATGCCTTGAAAGCCCTGGCCCGACAGACCGCTCAGGATTTCCAGCCACTGTGGCGCCTGGAAAACCGCACCACCGAACGCATGTTGTTTCGTGATACCCCGCCAGGAAACGAGCCGAGCGGCAGCAGTCTTGGGGATAACGAAACAGTGCTGCTCCAGCCGCTGACCAATAGCGATTGGCAACTGCGTGGCCTGTTTGACGCGCAGAAGGCGCGGGAACAACTGCTGCCGCCATTGATCGGCAAGTGCCTGATCGGCCTTTTGTGTTCGATCCTGCCGCTACTGGCGTTGCTCAGCTTACGTCGCCGCCAGCGTCAACTGCACGAAAGTCGCCGCCGTTATCAGGAGATTTTCGAAGGCGCCGGCGTTGCGATTTGCGTGCTGGACATGTCCGGCCTGCCGGACCATCTGAAGGCCTTGAAACTCAACACCCGCGACGATCTGGAAGCTTTGTTGCGGGCTCAGCCTGGCCAATTAAAGGCGCTGTTGCGCCAATTGCGCATTACCGAGGTCAATCAGGTCGCGCTGAGCCTGCTCAAGGTTGAATCCAGCCAGCAGGCCTGGGAGTACTTGATCGAAGGCTGTCCGCGCACGCGTCAGGGCATTGGCGAACAGGTGCTGCACGCGGTGTTGTCCAGGCAAAACCAGCTCGAACTGGAAATCCGCCTGACTCAGGATGACGGCGAAGACCAGCATCTATGGCTGGTGCTGCGCCTGCCGGAACATATTGACGACTTCCATGCAGTGATTCTGAGCATCGGCGACATTACCCGGCGCAAGCAGGTCGAGTTGTCATTGCAGGAACGCGAGAGTTTCTGGTCCGATGTGGTGCGCACCGTGCCGGATCATCTCTATGTTCAGGACGTGCTCAGCCAGCGGATGATCTACAGCAACCATCACCTGGGGCACACGCTGGGTTACAGCAAGATCGAGCTGTTGCGGATGGGCGAGTTTTTCTGGGAAATCCTGCTGCACCCTGATGACGCGCAGAGTTATCAGGACATGCGCCTGCGTCAGCGTCATCGAGGCCATAGCGAGCTGCTGCATTGCCTGCTGCGTTTTCGTGACAGCAACAGCAAGTGGCGGCGCTTCGACATTCGCGAACAGGCACTGGCCCGCGACAAGGACGATCAGGTCACCCGCATCATCGGCGTCGCCAAGGACGTGACTGAACAGCTGGAAGCCAGCGAGTCCTTGCGTGACAGCGAACAGCGCTATCGCATGCTTGCCGAAAGCATCAGCGACGTGATTTTCTCCACCGACAGCCAGCTCAAACCCAATTACGTCAGCCCATCGGTGAACACCGTCCTGGGCTACAGCGCCGAGTGGATTCTCGAAAACGGCTGGGACACGACATTCGCCAACCCTGCACAACTGGCGGACATGTACGCGCTGCTCGCGCGGGTCAGCAAGGCGCTGGACCAGCCCGACGAATTGCAGAAGCTGCGCCTGGAAGTCCCCACCCAGCTGTTTTTGTTCGATTCCCTGCGGGCCGATGGCCGAAAGATCCCCATCGAGCTGCGTCTGGTGTTGGTCTGGGATGAACACGGTGTCTTCGAAGGCATCCTCGGCGTCGGTCGCGATGTCAGCCAGCAACGGCGGGCGGAAAAAGACCTGCGCATGGCGGCCACGGTGTTTGAACATTCCACATCCGCCATCATTATTACCGACCCGGCAGGCTATATCGTCCAGGCCAACGAAGCGTTCAGTCGAGTCAGCGGCTACGAAGTGGCGCAAGTGCTGGATCAGCTGCCGAGCATGCTGACCGTTGACGAACACCAGGAAGCGCACCTGCGCTACATCGTCAAGCAACTGCATCAGCGGCGCAGCTGGGAAGGCGAAGTGTGGCTCAAGCGCCGCAGCGGCGAGCATTACCCGGCATGGGTTGGCATCAATGCGGTGCTCGACGATGAAGGTGATCTGGCCAGTTACGTGTGCTTCTTCAGCGACATCAGTGAGCGCAAGGCCAGCGAGCAACGCATCCATCGGCTGGCTTACTACGACGCACTGACCCATCTGCCCAACCGCACGCTGTTTCAGGATCGTCTGCATTCGGCCTTGCAACAGGCCGAACGGCAGCAGTCATGGGTCGTGCTGATGTTCCTCGACCTGGACCGTTTCAAACCGATCAACGATTCCCTTGGCCATGCTGCCGGCGACCGCATGCTCCAGGAAATGGCCACGCGCCTGCTGGCCTGCGTTGCCGATGACGACACCGTGGCGCGCATGGGTGGCGACGAATTCACCCTGCTGTTGCAACCGGGCGCCACTCGCCAACTGGCCTTGAACCGCGCAATCAATGTCGCCGAGAAGATCCTGACCAGTCTGGTCACGCCGTTTGTGCTCGAAGGCCGCGAGTTCTTCGTCACCGCCAGCATCGGCATCGCGCTCAGCCCGCAGGATGGCAATGAGCTCAGCCAGTTGATGAAAAACGCCGACACGGCGATGTATCACGCCAAAGAGCGCGGCAAAAACAACTTCCAGTTCTATCAGGCCGACATGAACGCCTCGGCGCTGGAACGCCTGGAGCTGGAAAGCGACCTGCGCCACGCCTTGGAACAGAAAGAATTCACCCTCTACTATCAGCCGCAGTTCAGCGGCGACGGCAAACGCCTCACCGGCGCTGAAGCCCTGCTGCGCTGGCGCCATCCGCGTCGTGGCCTGGTATCGCCCAACGAATTCATCCCCGTGCTTGAAGAACTCGGGCTGGTGGTGGAAGTCGGGGATTGGGTATTGGCCGAAGCCTGTCGCCAGCTCAAGGCGTGGCATGTGGCCAAGGTCCGCGTGCCCAAAGTCTCGGTGAACATCTCGGCCCGGCAGTTTTCGGACGGCCAGCTCGGCACGCGGATCGCCAATATCCTCAAGGACTCCGGGCTGCCACCGGCTTGTCTGGAGCTGGAACTGACGGAAAGTATCCTGATGCGTGAAGTCAACGAAGCCATGCAGATTCTCGACGGTCTCAAATGCCTGGGCCTGAGCATCGCGGTCGACGACTTCGGCACGGGTTACTCATCGCTGAACTACCTCAAGCAATTCCCCATCGACGTGCTGAAAATCGACCGCACCTTCGTCGACGGCTTGCCTTCAGGCGAACAGGACGCCCAGATTGCTCGGGCGATCATTGCCATGGCGCACAGCCTGAACCTGGCGGTCATCGCCGAAGGCGTCGAGACCCACGAGCAGCTGGAATTCCTGCGCGAGCATGGCTGCGATGAAGTCCAGGGCTACCTGTTCGGCCGCCCAATGCCGCCGGGTCGCTTCGAAGCACAGTTCAGCAACGATGCGCTTTTCATGCTCGACTGATCTGTTGGAGCGAGGCTTGCCCGCGAATCAATGTCTCAGGCGATACTTTCATCGACCGAATTGACGCATTCGCGGGCAAGCCTCGCTCCAACGGTATGTATGTGTGTGTGCAAGCCGCGCTGCGTGAAAACCGCTTGTCCACGACATGACTCCCTTTCATATGCCAGATAAAAGCCGATGGGGTAGAATGCCCTCCTTTTCTGCCCCGATCCTTGAGGACCGCCATGTTCAGCCGTGATTTGACTCTCGCCAAGTACGACTCCGATCTCTTTGCCGCAATGGAGCAAGAAGCTCAGCGCCAGGAAGAGCACATCGAGCTGATTGCCTCGGAAAACTACACCAGCCCAGCGGTCATGGAAGCTCAGGGCTCGGTCCTGACCAACAAGTACGCCGAAGGCTATCCAGGCAAGCGCTACTACGGCGGCTGCGAATTCGTCGACGTGGTTGAGCAACTGGCC
This genomic window from Pseudomonas sp. G.S.17 contains:
- a CDS encoding DUF3015 domain-containing protein; this encodes MKRILLGTLFAAVSINAMAQAPGGPDCGWGNMLFEGQRGTPAHFLASTTNGTSGNATFGMTSGTNGCSTNSALTYGGKSWIAMNGMMDELSKDMAMGQGEALTTYAVVLGVAPEDRAHFAAVTHEHFNQIFSKADATADDVHNNTINVLKNDPTLAKYATQA
- a CDS encoding DUF4105 domain-containing protein, which produces MLKRLVYLALFVCAPLCAAPHASDARLQQLANAPFWISLGHYETAKLGGWRSYVDDPKFFLAANGAHDPKAELSATLDAIYAPASAGEKHAQCVYPARTRWLRDQLKLIDLPAVECKEFRQWFKDVAPDSAVLIFPAAYLNSPSSMFGHTLLRIDQADVQTNHTALLSYAINFGAYIEGMDNSILYAWKGLMGGYPGLFALVPYQEKLSEYRSLENRDLWEYRLNLTPEETGRMVEHVWELKQIRFGYFFFDENCSYRLLELLQVARPGLQLTEQFPLTAIPTDTVKAVKAAGLVEKIDYRPSRERELLERAKPLNSDEQQWVLHVSADQKQLQNADYLAQPKERRALIQDAAYRLERYRANGLERDSERSQRSFELLRAINQNPPPALDIARPGLPEDGHQSRTWQIGAGTRDDKAFAEYGLRMAYHDLNDNAYGFPLGAQIEILQLKLRQYEGNKWQLQQLDLATIRSLTPRNELLQPWSWQVAGGLERVLGKHGDETLVSHVNGGAGGTWQLGEDVLGFALGTVRVEHNNDFAEFVSPAAGFNTGVLWRNPLGNLSLETKGDYFTNGEVRRSISLNQQWELSRNLGLRLSAQREFSQLASPQNEVMLEVKWYHY
- a CDS encoding EAL domain-containing protein, with protein sequence MLALLLWQLIEQFQQTQERQRQRSLDYSVQLADRMSLNMALSAQVGLNLLADSSQQPQDSTGSTQLAALRQSLPSLRSIALLDATGSVIADSVDNPRDADVLKKALQQAAGRPYYYDNATDGSVIYLLVRKPGDVREYWALRMAPDALKALARQTAQDFQPLWRLENRTTERMLFRDTPPGNEPSGSSLGDNETVLLQPLTNSDWQLRGLFDAQKAREQLLPPLIGKCLIGLLCSILPLLALLSLRRRQRQLHESRRRYQEIFEGAGVAICVLDMSGLPDHLKALKLNTRDDLEALLRAQPGQLKALLRQLRITEVNQVALSLLKVESSQQAWEYLIEGCPRTRQGIGEQVLHAVLSRQNQLELEIRLTQDDGEDQHLWLVLRLPEHIDDFHAVILSIGDITRRKQVELSLQERESFWSDVVRTVPDHLYVQDVLSQRMIYSNHHLGHTLGYSKIELLRMGEFFWEILLHPDDAQSYQDMRLRQRHRGHSELLHCLLRFRDSNSKWRRFDIREQALARDKDDQVTRIIGVAKDVTEQLEASESLRDSEQRYRMLAESISDVIFSTDSQLKPNYVSPSVNTVLGYSAEWILENGWDTTFANPAQLADMYALLARVSKALDQPDELQKLRLEVPTQLFLFDSLRADGRKIPIELRLVLVWDEHGVFEGILGVGRDVSQQRRAEKDLRMAATVFEHSTSAIIITDPAGYIVQANEAFSRVSGYEVAQVLDQLPSMLTVDEHQEAHLRYIVKQLHQRRSWEGEVWLKRRSGEHYPAWVGINAVLDDEGDLASYVCFFSDISERKASEQRIHRLAYYDALTHLPNRTLFQDRLHSALQQAERQQSWVVLMFLDLDRFKPINDSLGHAAGDRMLQEMATRLLACVADDDTVARMGGDEFTLLLQPGATRQLALNRAINVAEKILTSLVTPFVLEGREFFVTASIGIALSPQDGNELSQLMKNADTAMYHAKERGKNNFQFYQADMNASALERLELESDLRHALEQKEFTLYYQPQFSGDGKRLTGAEALLRWRHPRRGLVSPNEFIPVLEELGLVVEVGDWVLAEACRQLKAWHVAKVRVPKVSVNISARQFSDGQLGTRIANILKDSGLPPACLELELTESILMREVNEAMQILDGLKCLGLSIAVDDFGTGYSSLNYLKQFPIDVLKIDRTFVDGLPSGEQDAQIARAIIAMAHSLNLAVIAEGVETHEQLEFLREHGCDEVQGYLFGRPMPPGRFEAQFSNDALFMLD
- the ettA gene encoding energy-dependent translational throttle protein EttA, which gives rise to MAQYVFTMHRLSKVVPPKREILKNISLSFFPGAKIGVLGLNGSGKSTLLKIMAGVDTEFDGEARPMPELNIGYLPQEPQLDPTKTVREVVEEAVSVIKNAQARLDQVYAEYAEPDADFDKLAAEQAKLEAILQASDGHNLERQLEVAADALRLPAWDAKVAVLSGGEKRRVALCRLLLSAPDMLLLDEPTNHLDADSVAWLEHFLHDFPGTVVAITHDRYFLDNVAGWILELDRGAGIPYEGNYSGWLEAKSDRLAQESKQQSAHEKAMKEELEWVRQGAKARQSKSKARLQRFEEMQSQEFQKRSETNEIYIPAGPRLGDKVIEFKNVSKGYGDRVLIDNLSFAMPKGAIVGVIGGNGAGKSTLFRMLMGKEQPDSGSIEIGETVQLACVDQSRDDLDGSKTVFQQISDGSDQIRIGNYEIPSRTYVGRFNFKGGDQQKFVKDLSGGERGRLHLALTLKEGGNVLLLDEPSNDLDVETLRSLEEALLDFPGAAIVISHDRWFLDRVATHILAYEDDSQAVFFEGNYTEYEADRKKRLGDAAAQPHRVRHKKLA
- a CDS encoding GreA/GreB family elongation factor; amino-acid sequence: MSRAFVNEDNAAADASQPVERLVSQQPNYVTAHGLLQLQNRVAELQSQHSAQASLRDNTDKQRLADLERDLRYFNQRLLSAQVVTPATSTEKVQIGSWVTFADEQGVEQRVQLVGEDQADATAGLINWGSPLGRALLGAQLGDEVLWKRPAGDQLIEVVLIEADV